In Spirosoma pollinicola, the genomic window TGCTGTTTCGGAAGAGAGTGGTCGATTATCTTTGGCCCTCAACGGCGAGCTATTCCCGAATTTGAGCCAACAGGAATTAGAAAGTCGATTGGAACGCTATCTGCACGAACCCAAAAGCCGACATAACTAATTGTTATATTATACAAAGTTAAGGCCCAACCGGATTGCATCGGGTTGGGCCTTAACTTTTTTAAACTTAAATTTTTTGACTTACTCCTGGCGATTAGATTACCCGAATAAATATCAACAACGGGAAGTCAATGAGTTTATTAGCTTATTAGTTGAATTAGGTATTGTAACATGAAGTCAAGACAAGTAAATGCTTAGTACTCCAGCATGTACGTGAGGCTCTTAGCCTGCTCAATAAAATCGCCAATTTGCTCGACAGAAGGCGGACGTTGCGTAAACTGCCGAACACTGTTTATCTTAATTAATTTGGCGTGCAGGTTCGCAGGGACACGCTCGGCCAATTCTTTGACGGTGTCAACACCTGCTTCTTCCATAAGGTCACTGTACACCCGACCGATCCCTTTTACACGGGCCAGATCAGCACGATTAGCTAGCTCAAGAATAGTCGTTGCTTCTACACCACTTGCCGATGCAAGAGCTTTGCGATCTGCGGGCGTTTTAGTCGCTTCCAACAACGAATAGCTGTCGCTGATTCCCTGTCCTTTTAATGCATTTAATACGCTGTCAGTTATGCCACGTAATTCTCCTAAGGTAAGGCTCATATAAAAACTAGTTGAGTGATTAATGGAAAATGGGCCTGACCTTCAGACCACAGAATACACTTTTAACGAACAAGGTACTTTCTTCGGATATCATTCAAAAGAAATTTCTTTTGAGCGGTAAAGCTTTCCGGATGAACGTCAACAAAAACTCGCTGCCAATCGACATACGTTGCTGGGTCAGCCTGTTTAAATTGGATGGCATTAATTTTTTTCTGAATCAAATAATCTTCGAATGTCATAAAGATAGATTCGTTATCTGTTGTCAATAAAGCAAAGCTATTTTGAACCTCAACAATTTCACTAAACCTCAAGCCTTAATCAAGAAGTTGATAATGATTAATTTATCATATTTAAGTGCAAAAATAACCATGAATTTAGCGAATATAGACTCAGACAAACTGATAGAATAGCTATCTCAGCCAGTAAATGCCAAGTCTCTATTTGCAAGTTACAGGTAAAGAACAAAATTTCTTTTATTCTGATTGAAACCACTCGAACAGACAAAAATTTAAAACTTGCCCTATTTGCCTTATAGTTTACAACGACTAGTCAATTTGTTATAAACAGATCAATCAAATCCGGGATTTCTTCTGTTCCTGTTTAGTTAACAGAAAGATTCTTATTTGATTGTGCCAATCTATAGGTTTACACCCCTGTTAGTGCCCATTAGAATTAAATTTCAGCCCTAAAAACGATAGTTCAAGCAATACTCAAGAATCTGTTTAGTAACTTAATTTGCAATTAAAAATACTAATTAATCACATAATATCAACTTATACATCTTTAACGTGTAATAAGTAGCTTCTGATATAATTGGAGATAAAACCACTACTCTAAATCAAGTACATTTTAGTATACAACTACAATTATAGCATAATTTTATTAACATTATCATTACTTTTACTTATTCATAGAAACATTTCTTACTTCATTGACAAAATACACCTGCTACATTGTCAAACCCGACCGATATAGCTGTTGTTGTGCACATTATTTTCTACCCGCTACTAAATAATTACGCCCTATTAACCCAGTAAATTAATAGATATAATGAATGTCACGTTCTCCAGAAATTCCACAAGAAATGAAGGCGGAGTGTATAATTTAAGTTAGAGGTGAAAGCAGCGATTAAACTACCAATGGAAAAAAGTGAATCATTATACAAACCGATCGTTCATTTCACTCGTTGTTGATATAATGCTGCTTTAAAATTATACCTACTCTTTTGGCAAAATAAAGGGATGGAATCGAACCCCTTTTAGGCGATTGTACTCTAGTGAAGGAGCTGGAATTTTGAAGAATTGCGCTGTGCCAATGAAGCGCTGTAAAGAGGGAGAAAATTCATTGATACGCGACAAATCTGCATCTGGTGAAATAAAGAATTGACGGTGGCGATCAAATGTAATAGCCTTGCCTTCGCTATCAAAAACGGGTGGGTTTTCATGTCCACCAATCATACCGCTACCACTATAACCCACATCCAAATTCAGCCAGCGCGGAAACGAGGCCCCAACAGGCAATGCCGAAGCCAAATTAACTGATAGCCAGTATTGTTGACCGTTATAGTCTTTCAACATTTGTACCCCGGTAGTTTTGCCTAATACATTAGGGCGATATGGTGGGAATATCGTTTTTCGAAATCCGTATTTCAAGCTTACCACCTGCTGCCCGGAACCATATTGCTGCCCGGCAAACAGTGCTGTGCCTGCTACGTTTGCCAGCATGTCACCTTTGGAAAAACCCCAGCCCTCGGAATGCCCGTCGAATACTTCAAGGGTCGTTTGAAACAGTAAAGCCAGCAACCCACCGGTTAGAATACTGGCTTTCTCATTGACGCCACTCCAGCGCATTAATTCATAACCTCCCCGACTCATACTGTAGGCAGTTGCCGCATGGCCAACTTTATCCATCTGAAGCCACTCCCGATTATCATTGAAGGAGTGAAAGGGTACTTTTTTCTTATACCACTGTTTTCGAAGCATCAGTAGCGTAATGGTGTAGAAAGCAGCAGTACCCACTAAAACTCCAATGAAACGCCCCTGATTGATACCCGAGGGATCAGGCGTTGGGACGGCTACCGGCAAAGGTTGTGCCCGAACGGACTGACCAAGCAGCAGACTATACAAAAAAAGCAGCACCACGGCCCGGATTCGGTATTTCATAGGCTAAAATTACAAAGCGTTGGTCCAACTTTCCTGTTACATAGTTCATACTTGTAATTTACAGACCTAAAAACTAGTTTCAGGTCTGTAAATAAGCGTATAAAAGGGCATTCGCCTAAAATGCATGGAATGCCCAGTCGATAACAAAAAAGATAAAACGGTTGGAAATTCTTCATTCTGGAACA contains:
- a CDS encoding DUF4332 domain-containing protein translates to MSLTLGELRGITDSVLNALKGQGISDSYSLLEATKTPADRKALASASGVEATTILELANRADLARVKGIGRVYSDLMEEAGVDTVKELAERVPANLHAKLIKINSVRQFTQRPPSVEQIGDFIEQAKSLTYMLEY
- a CDS encoding DUF2279 domain-containing protein; its protein translation is MKYRIRAVVLLFLYSLLLGQSVRAQPLPVAVPTPDPSGINQGRFIGVLVGTAAFYTITLLMLRKQWYKKKVPFHSFNDNREWLQMDKVGHAATAYSMSRGGYELMRWSGVNEKASILTGGLLALLFQTTLEVFDGHSEGWGFSKGDMLANVAGTALFAGQQYGSGQQVVSLKYGFRKTIFPPYRPNVLGKTTGVQMLKDYNGQQYWLSVNLASALPVGASFPRWLNLDVGYSGSGMIGGHENPPVFDSEGKAITFDRHRQFFISPDADLSRINEFSPSLQRFIGTAQFFKIPAPSLEYNRLKGVRFHPFILPKE